The following is a genomic window from bacterium.
TCTGACTATTTTTATCTCTGCTCATTCAATCGTACGATGGAGGAAAGATAGTAGAGAGGTGAGCGATGGCAAGAAGAGAGGGGTTTTTATCGGCAATCATTCTGTTGAGTAGGTGTCTTTTGATGAATAGCTACCGAGGTGATTTTCTTGTCTGAATATTTTTCATGTATGCTATCAAAAGTGAAGACAAGCTCTTTAGGGATTACATTATTGCTCCGTTATAAGAATGATGATTATGATGCCGTGGGCGGTGTATAACGGATGAAGGAGAGAATGAAGAAAGTAGCTGCGATTATTCCAGCGAGAAATGAAGAGGGTTCGATCGGACGTATTGTTGAGATGCTTAAATCCGTCAACCATCCAAGATGCACTCTCCATGAGATTCTGGTAGTCAATAATGGTTCAATCGATAGAACTCGTGAGATTGCTCGCGAATCGGGGGCTACGGTCGTTGATGAGGAGATTCCTGGATATGGAAGAGCGTGTTTAAGCGGAGTCGCTGCAGTTTCTCGAGAGGTCGATATTTTTCTTTTTCTCGATGCAGATGGCAGCGATAATCCACTCTTATGGCCTCAGCTGGTGGACCCTATATTTGAGCAGGGTGCTGAGATGGTAGTGGGAAAGAGGATTTTCCCCTCAGATACGGACTCTCATCCAATTCATGCGAGATTTGGAACATGGCTCATTACCTCACTCATAAAAGTGCTTTTTAGTTCACCACTCTCGGACTTGGGTCCATATCGGGCTATTGTAGCTGATTCTTTTAGAAAACTTGGAATGAAGAATACGGGATGTGGCTGGACGGTTGAAATGCAGATTCGAGCGGTTCAGTGCGGCCTCATTTCTTATGAAGTACCAGTTGTTCATGAAAAACGACTAACTGGCGAATCAAAAATTTCAGGTACGGTAGGTGGAACAGTGAGAGCTGCCTCCGCTATGTTTGCCATGATTATAAAAGAGTGTGTGAAGTCAATTTTTAAAGTGCAATCAAATAGTAATCCGGCCTTTGGTTCACAAAAGAGAAAGTCCTTATAATCCAGGCGCTCTTCTATTTCTTTCCCATATTATTGCAAAGAATATAATTCCGTACTCAATCAAAGTAATTTCTAATGGTATCTCGAAGGGTCGTAGTCCTTCCACTTTCCAGTAGAGTCCGTGAAGATAGCTCATCGGCGCAACGATAAGAGCGGCTATGCCCCATCGAGTGGTATGAAGTGCAACGAACGGCAAAATCCAAAGAAGGTACCAAGGATTCACGACTGGGGAAAAGAGCAGTAGCGTTCCGATAATTATATCTCCTCGAATAGGCATCTGTGGGGAACGTTTATAATTCTGAACAATCCAGAAAAGAAGGAAACCGCTAAATATTGCAGCGCATATGAGGCGAGCCAGGGTGGATTCTTCTGTAATCGGGGTCGTTAAGTATCTTATTACCTTATAAATACTGGGATTGAACTCCCATTGCGAAAGGAATGATCCTACTATCGCAAATTCTGCTTCGCCTTCGTGACGGTAAAACGGGATATAGAGCAATGCGGCAGTAATGAGACCAACAATTATACTCTTGAAGCGGGCTGACATAAGCCCTATGCAGAGTATCGGGAAAGCGGTGACTTTTGATGCGAAGGCTACTCCAGACAGGATTCCGGTCAAAACCGTATATTTCTTTTCATGGATATAAGTGGCAGCAAGAAAGAGTGGAGCTGCTCCGAGGAGATCGGGATGCCCTGAGAAGTAGCATTCTTGCAGAAGGAGTGGGCACCACGCATAGAGCAGGAGCCCCCTTAGAGTTGCACGATTCCAGAGACAGATAAAAATAGCGATATCAGCCACGAGAATAAAGGCTTTAATCGCAAGAAGATTTCCCGGGTCGAGGTAAAATGCAAACAAGAAAATATATTCTAAAGTAGGACCATAGATCGTCGAGAACTCGGGATAATTAATTTTTGAGACGATCTCTTGGAAGATATGAGGAATGGTTGGATCATTTAAGAACTCAACAGGGGGAAATCCATAGGGAGTCCCAAAGTGACTAAAAAGCCAACCATCAAAAAGATAGCGCCAGAAGTCGTCCTCAAAAATTGGAGCAGCTGTGAGGCAGATGCAGCGAAAGATTATGGCAGTTATAAGAATAAAGATTTTATATGCATGTTGAGCAGGAACTGATTTCGGTAATACGAATGAAGTTGTCCCCAGACAGCCCCACATTAGGAACATACACATCAAATAGTGTCTTAAGAGCAGCTCTTCTGGCAAGAGAGCAGCAGAAGCTATCACGAGATTTGAGAGCGCTATCCCAAAGGTAACGCCTAATGTGCTAAGTAATATCGGGCGAAGTGCAATCATTTTTCAAGCAGAATTTATCAGCGTATCAGCCATGCCTATACTCTCACTTTTTCGAGGGCTTTGGTCACTATAAGAAATTCTTTTTACTCCTTTGTTATGATTGAAGATTCAGGCTTTCAGAAACACTGAGAATCAGTATCCTTAAGATAGCGCAATTCGGCCGGTCGCCTAATGAAAAAAGCGTTCTGATTAATTTGTCGAGCGCGCGCTTGTCTTTTTTGCCACAAAAGTTTTGGTTGGGCTAAATTCGAGAGAAGGTATGAAAATGAGAAGTTTTTTGGGCGGCATGAGATTCTCAGTCTTACTGCTAGTCATTGGGCTCGTTTCATTAACCGCTCTAACGATCTTCTGGATAAGAGTTGATGGCGCTAACAAAGAGGATACTGCCATTAGTGACTTCCAACCAGGGCAGGATGATTTTGATCACACCTTCTCTCGTTATCAAATGCTAGTGAACACTGTTGTTGTTCCCGTATCACCGTTGGGAGCTGGCGTTCACTATAAGAGAGCGAAGGAGCTGCGAAAAGACCGTGAAGAAATCAGAGCAAATCTTGAAAGAGTATCCAGGGCGCAGTTCGATTCATGGAGCAATAATCAACAACTGGCTTTTTTGATTAACGCATATAACTTCATGACTATTGAGTTGGTTATTAAGCATTACCCTGTTCGCTCAATAAAGGATATCGGCACATTTTTTGTGGGACCTTGGAAGCAGAAGTTTTTCACTTTATTTGGCGACGTGAGAGATCTCGATTTTATCGAACATGGCCTTATTAGAGAGATGTTTCTTGAGCCGAGAATTCACTTTGCGCTGGTATGTGCCTCTCGAGGATGTCCTTCACTGCAGAAAGAGGTTTATGTTGCCGAAAAATTAGATGAACAGCTAGATTTTGCCACCAGGCAATTTCTACAAGATAAAGCTCATAATAGGATTGATCACGAGGGAAAAAAGCTATTTCTCTCTAAAATCTTCTCTTGGTATGAGGATGATTTTTTGTTGTTTAGTGACTCCTTACAGGAGTTCGCGTTGAGGTATATGGGTGACAACTCGCTCAAGTCGCCAGGAGCTGCGGCATTAAACTATCG
Proteins encoded in this region:
- a CDS encoding glycosyltransferase family 2 protein codes for the protein MKERMKKVAAIIPARNEEGSIGRIVEMLKSVNHPRCTLHEILVVNNGSIDRTREIARESGATVVDEEIPGYGRACLSGVAAVSREVDIFLFLDADGSDNPLLWPQLVDPIFEQGAEMVVGKRIFPSDTDSHPIHARFGTWLITSLIKVLFSSPLSDLGPYRAIVADSFRKLGMKNTGCGWTVEMQIRAVQCGLISYEVPVVHEKRLTGESKISGTVGGTVRAASAMFAMIIKECVKSIFKVQSNSNPAFGSQKRKSL
- a CDS encoding DUF547 domain-containing protein, yielding MKMRSFLGGMRFSVLLLVIGLVSLTALTIFWIRVDGANKEDTAISDFQPGQDDFDHTFSRYQMLVNTVVVPVSPLGAGVHYKRAKELRKDREEIRANLERVSRAQFDSWSNNQQLAFLINAYNFMTIELVIKHYPVRSIKDIGTFFVGPWKQKFFTLFGDVRDLDFIEHGLIREMFLEPRIHFALVCASRGCPSLQKEVYVAEKLDEQLDFATRQFLQDKAHNRIDHEGKKLFLSKIFSWYEDDFLLFSDSLQEFALRYMGDNSLKSPGAAALNYRVVYSEYDWALNDVQQ